From a region of the uncultured Draconibacterium sp. genome:
- a CDS encoding HAD family hydrolase: MKNNFKVIAFDADDTLWVNETFFRETEEKFCSLLSDFSTSDEIMEVLYTTEIQNLEEYGYGTKGFVLSMVETALKITGNKVPQEIIEQIIELGKKQINQPVELLEGVIETLEYLQQKGFKLIVATKGDLLDQERKLQKSKLEKYFHHVEVMSNKKPADYQKLINHLEIAPEDFLMIGNSYKSDIEPVLQLGGFGIHIPFHITWIHEQVEEVEDHPNWIKRSNIAEIKTIL, encoded by the coding sequence ATGAAAAACAACTTCAAAGTAATAGCATTCGATGCCGACGACACCCTTTGGGTAAACGAAACATTCTTTCGCGAAACGGAGGAAAAGTTTTGTTCCTTATTATCGGATTTCAGCACCTCCGACGAAATCATGGAAGTGCTTTATACCACCGAAATACAAAACCTGGAAGAATACGGATACGGCACCAAAGGATTTGTTCTTTCGATGGTTGAGACGGCGTTGAAGATTACCGGCAACAAAGTACCGCAGGAAATTATAGAGCAAATTATTGAATTGGGCAAAAAACAGATCAATCAGCCGGTAGAATTGCTCGAAGGCGTTATTGAAACACTCGAATATTTGCAGCAAAAAGGCTTTAAATTAATTGTAGCTACCAAAGGCGACTTGCTTGATCAGGAGCGAAAACTGCAAAAATCGAAATTGGAGAAATACTTTCATCATGTGGAGGTAATGAGCAATAAAAAACCGGCAGATTACCAAAAGCTCATCAACCACCTGGAGATTGCTCCGGAAGATTTTCTAATGATCGGGAATTCATACAAATCAGATATTGAACCGGTACTGCAACTGGGCGGTTTTGGCATTCATATTCCTTTTCATATTACCTGGATTCACGAACAAGTGGAAGAAGTGGAAGATCATCCGAACTGGATAAAACGATCAAACATAGCTGAAATAAAAACCATTTTATAA
- a CDS encoding arylsulfatase, translating into MRNLSVSILLTLLFSSCSHKPYETKPNIIIILADDQGWGDLSCKGNTNIKTPNIDKLAETGVTFDRFFVCAVCSPTRAELLTGRYHVRSGVWSTGAGGERMDLDETTIAEVFKNAGYATAAYGKWHNGMQAPYHPNSRGFDDFYGFCSGHWGNYYSPMLEHNGEIIKGDGFIIDDLTQKGLEFIEENADKPFLLYLPFNTPHSPMQVPDKFWEKYKNKNLAMFYRDKEKEDTLFTKAALAMCENIDWNVGRISQKVEELGLTENTIILYLSDNGPNGFRWNDNMKGKKGSTDEGGVRSPLIIKWEGNLRAGKEISEITSGIDLLPTLAELAGIEVRTTNPLDGLSLKPLLVDDDAEWQDRIIYNYWGGRLSLRNQKFRLDHENKLFDMENDPGQYIDVSEKYPNEYQQLLLAKTNWQKEVASELDRDAKRPFTIGHPSVFQTQLPARDAIGHGNIKRSNKYPNSTYLTNWIATTNKITFDAEVLTSGNYEIELFYTCPEEEIGSNIKLSFKDSQFEFKINEACNSPLLDDRDIYPRMEGYVKEFHRKKVGTIYLEEGKGLLTLQATLIPGDHVMDFRLLLLRKI; encoded by the coding sequence ATGAGAAACCTGTCAGTATCGATACTTCTTACCCTTTTATTTTCATCCTGTTCTCACAAGCCTTACGAAACAAAACCCAATATCATTATTATTTTGGCCGACGACCAAGGTTGGGGAGATTTAAGTTGTAAGGGAAATACAAACATTAAAACGCCAAACATCGATAAGCTGGCTGAAACCGGCGTTACTTTCGACCGGTTTTTTGTTTGTGCCGTTTGCTCCCCTACCCGGGCCGAATTGTTAACCGGACGCTATCATGTGCGCAGTGGTGTTTGGTCGACAGGAGCAGGAGGAGAACGAATGGATCTTGATGAGACTACCATCGCCGAAGTATTTAAAAATGCCGGTTACGCTACCGCAGCTTATGGAAAATGGCACAACGGCATGCAGGCTCCCTACCACCCAAACTCAAGAGGCTTTGATGACTTTTACGGCTTCTGTTCCGGTCATTGGGGAAACTATTACAGCCCAATGTTAGAACATAATGGCGAGATTATAAAAGGCGATGGTTTTATCATAGACGACCTTACCCAAAAAGGGCTGGAATTTATTGAAGAAAACGCGGACAAACCATTTCTGTTGTATTTGCCATTTAACACACCTCATTCGCCAATGCAGGTCCCCGATAAATTCTGGGAAAAGTATAAAAACAAAAACCTTGCTATGTTTTATCGCGACAAGGAAAAGGAGGACACGCTGTTTACAAAAGCTGCTTTGGCCATGTGCGAGAACATCGATTGGAATGTAGGTCGAATTTCTCAAAAAGTTGAAGAATTGGGACTGACAGAGAATACCATAATTCTTTACCTTTCGGATAACGGCCCAAATGGATTTCGCTGGAATGATAACATGAAAGGTAAAAAAGGCTCAACCGATGAAGGTGGCGTACGTTCTCCGCTTATTATAAAATGGGAAGGCAATTTACGAGCCGGTAAAGAAATCAGCGAAATTACCAGTGGAATAGATTTGCTCCCAACACTGGCAGAATTGGCCGGGATAGAAGTACGCACAACAAATCCTCTTGATGGCCTCAGTTTAAAACCTCTGCTAGTCGATGATGACGCTGAATGGCAGGATCGGATAATTTATAATTACTGGGGAGGCAGATTGAGCTTAAGAAATCAGAAATTCAGGCTCGATCATGAAAATAAACTTTTTGATATGGAAAATGATCCGGGACAGTATATCGACGTTTCGGAAAAGTACCCCAATGAATACCAACAACTGCTTTTGGCAAAAACAAACTGGCAAAAAGAAGTAGCAAGCGAATTGGACAGAGATGCCAAACGACCATTTACGATAGGTCATCCAAGTGTCTTTCAAACTCAACTCCCTGCTCGCGATGCAATTGGCCACGGCAATATAAAACGATCAAACAAATACCCCAACAGCACTTATTTAACGAACTGGATCGCTACTACCAATAAAATTACCTTCGATGCGGAAGTGCTCACCAGTGGTAATTATGAAATTGAGTTATTTTATACCTGCCCTGAAGAAGAAATCGGGTCAAACATAAAACTTAGCTTTAAGGATTCGCAGTTCGAATTCAAAATAAACGAAGCCTGTAATTCTCCATTACTGGACGACAGGGATATTTATCCACGAATGGAAGGGTATGTAAAAGAATTTCACCGAAAAAAAGTTGGAACCATATATTTAGAAGAAGGAAAGGGATTATTGACCCTACAAGCCACCCTCATTCCCGGTGATCATGTAATGGATTTCAGGTTGCTTCTTCTTCGGAAAATCTAA
- a CDS encoding VOC family protein, giving the protein MKKVTGIGGIFFKTKDPEQMKEWYSKNLGLVTNEYGSVFEFRKSDTPDEKAYSVWSPFKEDTDYFDPSKKEFMINYRVENIEKLVAELKEAGVTICDEIETYEYGKFVHIMDPENNKIELWEPVDEVFQSMYEGKTTK; this is encoded by the coding sequence ATGAAAAAAGTAACAGGCATCGGCGGAATCTTCTTCAAAACAAAAGATCCCGAACAGATGAAGGAGTGGTACAGCAAAAATCTGGGATTGGTAACAAACGAATACGGATCGGTATTTGAATTCAGAAAGTCGGATACGCCGGATGAAAAGGCCTACTCGGTTTGGAGTCCGTTTAAAGAGGACACTGACTATTTTGACCCCTCAAAGAAAGAATTTATGATCAACTACAGGGTTGAAAATATTGAAAAACTGGTTGCGGAATTAAAAGAGGCAGGTGTAACCATTTGCGATGAAATTGAAACGTATGAGTATGGGAAGTTTGTCCACATCATGGATCCTGAAAACAACAAAATAGAACTTTGGGAACCCGTTGATGAAGTTTTCCAATCGATGTATGAAGGAAAAACCACAAAATAG
- a CDS encoding right-handed parallel beta-helix repeat-containing protein: MKTALFIILFLWLSVFSGQATELNAPNDTTYIFLKDYGLYKTKKKNAIKHFYKALDDLKTDQPKVLVFSTGTYHFYPDGCKTKVYHEANTLNAHPKVCAFHFENIKNLVIDGRGSHLIFHQEMQPFTFDNCQNITLKNVTIDWGQPFIGQAEVLRVNDLYMDIALNPRETPYRLEEGKILFDVGNGQSNEWSKTLEFDRNDRYIVPHTGDIPCLGEDWDAYSAEATMPGIVRLHFNFKRKPQIGNFLIMQHATPTHAGIFISESENITIENLRLYHAAGSGILAQNSKNLKFDRYQAIPNRTKIRYFGGGFDGLQVVNCKDNILVERCTFEGMVNEPVRVYSISLRVDEVVSANQIKCRYLDKQSEIQNWARPGDVVSFIGRNSDSSSETYTIKKVTAIDTEHFLLHFEEAVPNNLNAGDVIENLSWIPDLTIKNSNFKSSRASGLVVETAGKVEIENNTFESSGSAIRVAGDANTSLKTGGATDVSIYGNIFTSLCNTSAYRYNEAIISIYPIIPALNDDTPVYHRNISIQNNQFNPFDYPLLYALSVDGLSFTGNTVTRSYDFEPFHNRHYTFSLEYCKHIEISGNNIPDDLLGKNIYLKKTPENQLRTDMESIFTVEKY, from the coding sequence ATGAAAACAGCATTATTCATCATACTTTTTTTATGGTTGTCTGTCTTTTCTGGTCAAGCCACCGAATTAAATGCACCAAACGATACTACTTATATTTTTCTGAAAGATTATGGCTTGTATAAAACCAAAAAGAAAAATGCAATAAAACACTTCTACAAAGCTCTTGACGACTTAAAAACAGATCAGCCAAAAGTGCTTGTATTTTCAACCGGCACCTATCATTTTTATCCTGATGGCTGTAAAACTAAGGTGTACCACGAAGCAAACACTTTAAATGCACATCCGAAAGTTTGTGCGTTTCATTTTGAGAATATCAAAAACCTGGTAATCGACGGGCGCGGCAGCCACCTGATCTTTCATCAGGAAATGCAACCTTTCACTTTCGACAATTGTCAAAACATTACCCTCAAAAACGTTACGATTGACTGGGGACAACCTTTTATTGGCCAGGCCGAGGTTTTACGGGTGAACGATCTTTATATGGATATTGCCCTTAATCCCAGAGAAACGCCCTACCGTTTAGAGGAAGGAAAGATATTGTTTGATGTGGGTAATGGCCAGTCGAATGAATGGAGTAAAACATTGGAGTTCGACCGAAATGACAGGTATATTGTTCCACATACCGGCGACATCCCTTGTTTGGGCGAAGACTGGGATGCGTATTCTGCCGAGGCTACCATGCCCGGGATTGTGCGTCTGCATTTCAACTTTAAACGAAAGCCCCAAATTGGGAATTTCCTGATAATGCAACATGCAACGCCTACTCATGCAGGCATTTTTATTTCCGAATCGGAAAACATTACTATCGAAAATCTCAGGCTGTATCATGCTGCAGGCTCGGGTATTTTGGCACAAAACAGCAAAAACCTGAAGTTTGACCGATACCAGGCAATCCCCAACCGCACTAAAATCCGCTATTTTGGAGGAGGTTTTGATGGTTTACAAGTCGTGAATTGTAAGGACAATATTCTTGTCGAACGTTGTACTTTTGAGGGAATGGTTAATGAACCTGTACGTGTTTACAGCATCAGTCTTCGTGTTGACGAAGTTGTGTCGGCAAACCAGATAAAATGCCGCTACCTGGATAAACAAAGTGAGATTCAAAACTGGGCTCGCCCGGGAGATGTGGTTAGTTTTATTGGACGTAATTCGGATTCTTCATCTGAAACATACACGATTAAAAAGGTCACTGCTATCGATACGGAACATTTTTTGCTACATTTTGAGGAAGCTGTTCCCAACAACCTGAACGCGGGAGACGTAATTGAAAACCTGAGCTGGATACCTGATTTGACCATTAAGAACAGTAATTTTAAAAGTAGCCGGGCAAGTGGCCTTGTTGTTGAAACAGCCGGTAAAGTTGAAATTGAAAACAATACGTTTGAATCAAGCGGAAGTGCTATTCGTGTTGCAGGCGATGCAAATACGTCGCTCAAAACAGGTGGTGCAACCGATGTATCCATCTACGGAAATATATTTACATCGTTATGTAATACAAGTGCGTACCGTTACAACGAAGCAATTATATCCATCTATCCCATCATTCCCGCTTTAAATGATGATACTCCTGTTTACCACCGCAACATCAGCATTCAGAACAACCAGTTTAATCCGTTCGATTATCCACTTCTCTATGCACTTTCTGTTGACGGATTGTCATTCACCGGAAACACCGTTACCAGAAGTTATGATTTTGAACCATTTCATAACCGGCATTACACCTTTAGCCTTGAGTATTGCAAACATATTGAGATTAGTGGCAATAACATTCCCGATGACTTACTCGGAAAAAATATCTATTTGAAAAAGACTCCGGAAAATCAACTAAGAACGGATATGGAGTCTATCTTCACCGTTGAAAAGTACTGA